The following are encoded together in the Hoplias malabaricus isolate fHopMal1 chromosome 3, fHopMal1.hap1, whole genome shotgun sequence genome:
- the pars2 gene encoding probable proline--tRNA ligase, mitochondrial has protein sequence MELLMHFCQCKLRTVLPRTLSRVGRRNHHCTPQSFHSVHASSKPVAPTPLVSRLFQPSNLREGQEVGDMTCRSQRLMLQAGLIHLSNPGCFYYLPAALRSMEKLVRLIDEEMQAIGGQKVDMPALCAAELWKRSGRWELMGKEMFRLQDRHNIDYCLGPTHEEAVTELLASQSTLSYKQLPLLLYQVTRKFRDEQKPKFGLLRGREFYMKDMYSFDYSEEAALHTYQSVCHAYGRLLDRLGLRWVQVQADTGNIGGTLSHEFHLPAEVGEDRLLMCENCGFSANVETLEAGQTDCPQCHTAPFTESKGIEVGHTFYLGTKYSQVFNATFTNAQNKLAMSVMGCFGLGVTRILAASLEVLSSEDSIRWPGLLAPYQVCILPPKKGSKASEAVHLAEDLVQNIGNILPNLKGEVVMDDRTQLTIGKRMKDANRLGYPYVVVVGQKAMEENPVFEVVCQQSGETVFLSRDALLDLLSNVETV, from the exons ATGGAGTTACTGATGCATTTCTGTCAGTGCAAGCTACGCACCGTGTTGCCTAGAACCTTGAGCCGTGTGGGCAGACGAAATCACCATTGTACCCCTCAGTCTTTTCACTCAGTCCATGCTTCCTCTAAACCTGTGGCCCCAACACCCCTGGTGTCCCGCCTCTTCCAGCCCTCAAACCTCCGTGAAGGGCAGGAGGTAGGGGACATGACATGCAGAAGCCAGAGACTAATGCTACAGGCTGGCCTTATCCACCTCTCCAACCCTGGATGCTTCTACTATCTTCCTGCTGCCCTGCGCTCCATGGAGAAGCTGGTGAGGCTGATCGATGAGGAGATGCAGGCCATAGGTGGGCAGAAGGTTGACATGCCAGCACTGTGTGCAGCTGAGCTATGGAAGCGCAGTGGACGCTGGGAGCTCATGGGAAAGGAGATGTTCAGGTTGCAAGATCGACATAATATTGACTACTGCCTTGGACCAACACATGAAGAGGCCGTCACAGAGCTATTGGCCTCACAGAGCACGCTGTCCTACAAGCAGCTGCCATTACTACTTTACCAG GTCACTCGAAAGTTTCGTGATGAGCAGAAGCCAAAGTTTGGATTGCTAAGGGGCAGAGAATTCTACATGAAGGACATGTACTCGTTTGACTATAGTGAGGAAGCTGCTCTCCACACATATCAGTCAGTTTGCCACGCTTATGGACGTCTTTTGGACAGGCTGGGACTGAGGTGGGTGCAGGTGCAGGCAGACACTGGAAACATTGGAGGAACACTCTCCCACGAGTTTCATCTTCCAGCCGAAGTAGGAGAAGACCGTTTACTTATGTGTGAGAATTGTGGCTTTTCTGCTAATGTTGAAACATTGGAAGCAGGACAGACTGACTGCCCACAGTGCCACACAGCTCCTTTCACTGAGTCAAAAGGAATTGAAGTGGGACATACTTTCTACCTTGGCACTAAATATTCCCAAGTCTTCAATGCCACATTTACCAATGCCCAGAACAAGCTTGCAATGTCAGTGATGGGCTGTTTTGGGCTTGGTGTCACCCGAATCCTTGCTGCTTCATTGGAAGTGCTTTCTTCTGAAGACTCCATTCGCTGGCCCGGGCTACTCGCTCCTTATCAAGTTTGTATTTTGCCCCCTAAAAAAGGCAGCAAGGCCAGTGAAGCTGTCCACCTGGCTGAGGATCTTGTCCAAAACATAGGAAATATTTTACCAAATCTAAAGGGAGAAGTAGTCATGGATGATAGAACACAGCTGACCATTGGGAAGCGGATGAAGGACGCTAATAGGCTTGGCTACCCCTATGTAGTGGTAGTAGGGCAGAAGGCCATGGAGGAGAATCCTGTGTTTGAGGTTGTGTGTCAACAAAGTGGAGAGACTGTATTTCTCAGCAGAGATGCTTTGCTGGACCTTCTAAGTAATGTGGAGACTGTATAA
- the ttc4 gene encoding tetratricopeptide repeat protein 4 has protein sequence MAQSSDSDDGMDEFMEKFKTHKYKNAFNESNWEEEFDKVPMFMKTAPEEIDPLKYPELACIQSIVHDDDRPPEEQAKSLKNEGNEYFKEKDYKKAIVSYTVGLKKKCSDSDLNAILYTNRAAAHFHLGNMRSALNDATAARKLKPDHIKAIIRGAQCCMELQDYAQALQWCDEGLGSVPTDKKLLELRATADKQKRAAARDARKAKAKEKKERNEQETLLAAIKERGVKLHKPEQPQRRVSESQEEDDDDGSATAMAELHLEGLSTQETTGAQVYLDEQGVLHWPVLFLYPEYRQTDFISAFCENSSFIDHLAVMFGEELPPWDTDKKYFPQNLQLFFEDHKNGHLFEVDVQKSLLNILQQPRCSVKGGTPSFIVVVKESPFCKQFLSGKKVHRLK, from the exons ATGGCTCAGTCGAGTGACAGTGACGATGGAATGGACGAGTTTATGGAAAAATTCaagacacacaaatacaaaaatgcATTTAACGAGAGCAACTGGGAGGAA GAATTTGACAAAGTGCCCATGTTCATGAAGACAGCTCCAGAAGAGATAGACCCATTGAAGTACCCTGAACTAGCCTGTATTCAGTCCATTGTACACGATGATGACAGACCTCCAGAAG AACAAGCAAAGAGCCTAAAGAATGAGGGCAATGAGTATTTCAAGGAAAAGGACTATAAGAAAGCAATCGTGTCATACACAGTGGGCCTTAAGAAGAAATGTTCAGATTCTGACCTCAATGCCATTCTATACACTAACCGTGCTGCAGCCCATTTCCATTTAG GAAATATGCGATCTGCTTTGAATGATGCAACAGCTGCAAGGAAATTGAAACCAGACCATATTAAAGCCATCATCAGAG GAGCCCAGTGTTGTATGGAATTGCAGGATTATGCACAAGCTTTACAGTGGTGTGATGAGGGTCTCGGGAGTGTGCCCACTGATAAGAAACTTCTGGAGCTCAGAGCTACAGCAGACAAACAGAAG AGAGCAGCGGCGAGAGATGCCAGGAAGGCTAAAGCTAAAGAGAAAAAGGAACGAAATGAACAAGAAACGTTGTTAGCTGCAATTAAG GAGCGTGGAGTCAAGCTTCATAAGCCTGAGCAGCCTCAACGCAGGGTCTCTGAAAGTCaggaggaggatgatgatgatggctcTGCAACAGCAATGGCAGAATTGCATCTGGAGGGGCTTAGCACTCAAGAAACTACAGGAGCTCAAGTTTATCTGGATGAACAGGGTGTCCTCCACTGGCCAGTTCTGTTTCTGTACCCAGAATACAGGCAGACTGACTTTATTTCAGCCTTCTGTGAAAACTCAAG CTTCATAGATCACTTGGCGGTCATGTTTGGAGAGGAACTCCCTCCCTGGGACACTGACAAAAAATATTTCCCACAAAACCTTCAG CTGTTTTTTGAAGACCACAAGAATGGACACCTCTTTGAAGTGGATGTGCAGAAGTCTCTTCTTAACATTCTTCAGCAACCAAG GTGCTCAGTGAAGGGAGGAACACCCAGTTTTATTGTGGTGGTGAAAGAGTCCCCATTCTGTAAGCAGTTTTTATCAGGAAAGAAAGTCCATAGACTGAAATGA